From a single Drosophila sulfurigaster albostrigata strain 15112-1811.04 chromosome 3, ASM2355843v2, whole genome shotgun sequence genomic region:
- the LOC133841205 gene encoding aldehyde dehydrogenase, dimeric NADP-preferring isoform X4 has product MANFDDTLQRARLAFASGKTRNVSFRRKQLENLLRCYEEHENEIISALEADLRRPKQESLIVETEFMKNDIKHILFHLNDWVKADRPEKSFVNMLDDVQVYNDPFGVVLVIGAWNYPLQLLLVPVAAAIAAGNCVVLKPSEIAGNCAKFIAETIPKYLDNDCYPVVCGGPSETAELLKQRFDYIFYTGSTRVGKIIHAAANNYLTPTTLELGGKSPCYIDKSVELRTAVKRILWGKLINCGQTCIAPDYVLCSKEVQDKFVEEAREVLKEWYGESIQSSPDLSRIINQNNFQRLLGLMKSGRVALGGKYDVSEKFIEPTILVDVKPDDPIMEEEIFGPILPIYTVENAYDAIKFINARENPLVLYIFTTETDVLDLFVNGTQSGGMCVNDTIMHYAVDTIPFGGVGMSGMGSYHGKFGFDTFTHKKSCLGKNLAAIGEKMASARYPPYSDRKASLLSFLLRKRRPLPNLYLSHVLAVGLGVGLTVLANYYLQGKLLSR; this is encoded by the exons ATGGCAAACTTCGATGAT ACATTGCAGCGAGCCCGTCTCGCATTCGCAAGCGGCAAGACTAGGAACGTAAGCTTTCG tcGCAAGCAATTAGAGAATTTGCTGCGTTGCTATGAGGAGCATGAGAATGAGATTATCAGCGCATTGGAGGCTGACTTGCGACGACCAAAACAGGAAAGTTTGATTGTGGAAACAGAATTCATGAAGAATGACATCAAGCACATATTATTCCATCTCAACGACTGGGTCAAGGCCGACAGG CCGGAAAAGTCGTTTGTTAATATGCTTGATGATGTGCAAGTCTACAACGATCCCTTTGGTGTTGTCCTCGTCATTGGCGCCTGGAATTATCCTTTGCAATTGCTTTTAGTTCccgttgcagctgcaattgccgCTGGCAATTGTGTGGTCCTCAAGCCAAGCGAGATTGCCGGCAATTGTGCCAAATTTATTGCCGAGACAATTCCCAAATATCTAGATAAT GATTGCTATCCAGTTGTCTGTGGCGGACCCAGTGAAACAGCTGAACTGCTGAAGCAACGTTTCGATTACATATTCTATACGGGATCTACGCGCGTCGGCAAAATTATTCATGCTGCAGCCAACAACTATTTGACACCCACAACCCTTGAGCTGGGTGGCAAGAG CCCTTGCTACATTGACAAGTCCGTGGAGCTGCGCACAGCGGTGAAGCGCATCTTGTGGGGAAAACTCATCAATTGCGGCCAGACATGCATCGCACCCGATTACGTTCTGTGCTCCAAGGAGGTGCAGGATAAATTTGTGGAGGAAGCCAGGGAAGTGCTCAAGGAGTGGTACGGCGAAAGCATACAGAGCAGTCCCGATCTAAGTCGCATCATCAACCAAAACAATTTCCA GCGACTTCTTGGACTGATGAAGTCGGGACGTGTCGCATTGGGTGGCAAATACGATGTCAGCGAGAAGTTTATTGAGCCCACAATTCTGGTTGATGTGAAGCCCGATGATCCCATCATGGAGGAGGAAATCTTCGGCCCAATCTTGCCCATTTACACAGTCGAGAATGCCTACGATGCGATTAAGTTCATCAATGCCAG AGAAAACCCACTCGTCCTGTATATTTTCACAACGGAAACAGATGTGCTCGATCTGTTCGTTAACGGCACACAATCGGGCGGAATGTGCGTGAATGACACGATAATGCATTATGCCG TTGACACAATTCCCTTCGGCGGCGTCGGCATGAGCGGCATGGGCAGCTATCATGGCAAATTTGGATTCGACACGTTTACACACAAGAAATCGTGTCTGGGCAAGAATCTGGCAGCGATTGGCGAAAAGATGGCATC AGCTCGTTATCCACCTTACTCGGATCGCAAGGCCTCGCTGCTCTCTTTCCTGTTACGCAAACGCCGCCCGCTTCCGAACTTGTATCTTTCGCATGTGCTTGCAGTTGGTCTTGGCGTGGGATTGACGGTGCTTGCCAATTATTACCTACAG GGCAAGCTGTTGTCgcgttaa
- the LOC133841205 gene encoding aldehyde dehydrogenase, dimeric NADP-preferring isoform X2 translates to MANFDDTLQRARLAFASGKTRNVSFRRKQLENLLRCYEEHENEIISALEADLRRPKQESLIVETEFMKNDIKHILFHLNDWVKADRPEKSFVNMLDDVQVYNDPFGVVLVIGAWNYPLQLLLVPVAAAIAAGNCVVLKPSEIAGNCAKFIAETIPKYLDNDCYPVVCGGPSETAELLKQRFDYIFYTGSTRVGKIIHAAANNYLTPTTLELGGKSPCYIDKSVELRTAVKRILWGKLINCGQTCIAPDYVLCSKEVQDKFVEEAREVLKEWYGESIQSSPDLSRIINQNNFQRLLGLMKSGRVALGGKYDVSEKFIEPTILVDVKPDDPIMEEEIFGPILPIYTVENAYDAIKFINARENPLVLYIFTTETDVLDLFVNGTQSGGMCVNDTIMHYAVDTIPFGGVGMSGMGSYHGKFGFDTFTHKKSCLGKNLAAIGEKMASARYPPYSDRKASLLSFLLRKRRPLPNLYLSHVLAVGLGVGLTVLANYYLQVRKGKLLSR, encoded by the exons ATGGCAAACTTCGATGAT ACATTGCAGCGAGCCCGTCTCGCATTCGCAAGCGGCAAGACTAGGAACGTAAGCTTTCG tcGCAAGCAATTAGAGAATTTGCTGCGTTGCTATGAGGAGCATGAGAATGAGATTATCAGCGCATTGGAGGCTGACTTGCGACGACCAAAACAGGAAAGTTTGATTGTGGAAACAGAATTCATGAAGAATGACATCAAGCACATATTATTCCATCTCAACGACTGGGTCAAGGCCGACAGG CCGGAAAAGTCGTTTGTTAATATGCTTGATGATGTGCAAGTCTACAACGATCCCTTTGGTGTTGTCCTCGTCATTGGCGCCTGGAATTATCCTTTGCAATTGCTTTTAGTTCccgttgcagctgcaattgccgCTGGCAATTGTGTGGTCCTCAAGCCAAGCGAGATTGCCGGCAATTGTGCCAAATTTATTGCCGAGACAATTCCCAAATATCTAGATAAT GATTGCTATCCAGTTGTCTGTGGCGGACCCAGTGAAACAGCTGAACTGCTGAAGCAACGTTTCGATTACATATTCTATACGGGATCTACGCGCGTCGGCAAAATTATTCATGCTGCAGCCAACAACTATTTGACACCCACAACCCTTGAGCTGGGTGGCAAGAG CCCTTGCTACATTGACAAGTCCGTGGAGCTGCGCACAGCGGTGAAGCGCATCTTGTGGGGAAAACTCATCAATTGCGGCCAGACATGCATCGCACCCGATTACGTTCTGTGCTCCAAGGAGGTGCAGGATAAATTTGTGGAGGAAGCCAGGGAAGTGCTCAAGGAGTGGTACGGCGAAAGCATACAGAGCAGTCCCGATCTAAGTCGCATCATCAACCAAAACAATTTCCA GCGACTTCTTGGACTGATGAAGTCGGGACGTGTCGCATTGGGTGGCAAATACGATGTCAGCGAGAAGTTTATTGAGCCCACAATTCTGGTTGATGTGAAGCCCGATGATCCCATCATGGAGGAGGAAATCTTCGGCCCAATCTTGCCCATTTACACAGTCGAGAATGCCTACGATGCGATTAAGTTCATCAATGCCAG AGAAAACCCACTCGTCCTGTATATTTTCACAACGGAAACAGATGTGCTCGATCTGTTCGTTAACGGCACACAATCGGGCGGAATGTGCGTGAATGACACGATAATGCATTATGCCG TTGACACAATTCCCTTCGGCGGCGTCGGCATGAGCGGCATGGGCAGCTATCATGGCAAATTTGGATTCGACACGTTTACACACAAGAAATCGTGTCTGGGCAAGAATCTGGCAGCGATTGGCGAAAAGATGGCATC AGCTCGTTATCCACCTTACTCGGATCGCAAGGCCTCGCTGCTCTCTTTCCTGTTACGCAAACGCCGCCCGCTTCCGAACTTGTATCTTTCGCATGTGCTTGCAGTTGGTCTTGGCGTGGGATTGACGGTGCTTGCCAATTATTACCTACAGGTAAGAAAG GGCAAGCTGTTGTCgcgttaa
- the LOC133841209 gene encoding uncharacterized protein LOC133841209: protein MRKYQQLALLLISCFSIGVLMMYKSENNRLKYVLKYVNFFGRNDAAVLRRLQNGTGIEDEDHLIKSAFSKPLPVWQLIGDSFHAYSAYWKRNELVAGGEAHVIVVGIKGAVVDFRCSFDVGGRSVQGKFRFQRDATEGVVDNNDATFTYYNFFCQVSRNFGEPEYVAFSDTRSTTKRQVKLRLRYVKPANANTNSNAVAKTTIKPHAHVRLPATMCVDLVSFNMSSPFGRNADAMLQFFLFHQALGVEHFLVYNYDELPEKVVRLLERTNLHLYGLPFNFPFQQTNTTTARIRQLMLTDCLLRNVNYAAFTMLLAPNEIVYPNARFASDTNRALQQQLRHYATETSRFELATFAVCFDERKKLLIDNVQYDPEVKPPHATLLYRLELPPAQLLLPTATSVELPLSSGFAHRYVDCQHVGKDGLHDWRNGVREDLMSHINTLRSEVDLLI, encoded by the exons atgcgaaaGTATCAACAATTAGCGTTATTGCTAATATCATGCTTTAGTATTGGTGTGCTGATGATGTATAAAAGCGAAAATAATCGGCTTAAATATGTGCTCAAGTATGTAAACTTCTTTGGACGCAACGATGCTGCTGTCTTGCGACGCCTCCAAAATGGCACAGGCATCGAGGATGAGGATCATCTGATCAAGAGCGCGTTCTCCAAGCCGTTGCCAGTTTGGCAACTAATAGGCGACTCCTTTCATGCATATTCCGCTTACTG GAAACGCAACGAGCTGGTCGCTGGCGGAGAAGCCCACGTTATTGTTGTGGGCATAAAGGGTGCTGTGGTTGACTTTCGCTGCAGTTTCGACGTCGGCGGACGCAGTGTGCAAGGCAAATTTCGCTTTCAACGTGATGCCACTGAGGGTGTGGTCGACAACAATGATGCTACATTCACCTACTACAATTTCTTCTGTCAAGTGAGCCGTAATTTTGGTGAACCGGAATATGTTGCCTTCAGTGACACGAGATCAACAACGAAACGACAGGTTAAGCTACGCTTGCGCTATGTTAAACCGGCAAATGCCAATACAAATAGCAATGCAGTGGCTAAGACCACCATAAAACCACACGCACATGTCAGATTACCGGCAACGATGTGTGTGGATCTTGTTAGCTTTAATATGAGCTCACCATTCGGACGGAATGCAGATGCTATGCTGCAGTTCTTTCTGTTCCATCAAGCTCTTGGTGTCGAACACTTTCTAGTGTACAACTATGATGAGCTGCCCGAGAAAGTTGTACGTCTACTGGAGCGCACCAATTTGCATCTCTATGGACTGCCCTTTAATTTCCCATTCCAACAAACGAATACGACAACTGCCCGCATTCGGCAATTGATGCTGACGGATTGCCTGCTGCGCAATGTGAACTATGCTGCCTTCACCATGCTTCTGGCTCCCAATGAGATTGTCTATCCAAATGCCCGATTTGCCAGCGACACAAATCGTgcactgcaacagcagctgcgtCATTATGCCACAGAAACCTCACGCTTTGAGCTGGCCACGTTTGCCGTGTGCTTTGACGAACGCAAGAAATTACTCATCGATAATGTGCAGTATGATCCTGAGGTAAAGCCACCACATGCCACACTTCTGTATCGCTTGGAATTGCCGCcagcgcagctgctgctgccgacaGCGACTTCGGTGGAATTGCCGCTTTCAAGTGGATTCGCTCATCGATATGTGGACTGCCAGCATGTGGGGAAGGATGGATTGCACGACTGGCGCAACGGAGTGCGCGAGGATTTGATGAGTCACATTAATACTCTGCGCAGCGAGGTCGATTtgctcatttaa
- the LOC133841205 gene encoding aldehyde dehydrogenase, dimeric NADP-preferring isoform X1: MANFDDTLQRARLAFASGKTRNVSFRRKQLENLLRCYEEHENEIISALEADLRRPKQESLIVETEFMKNDIKHILFHLNDWVKADRPEKSFVNMLDDVQVYNDPFGVVLVIGAWNYPLQLLLVPVAAAIAAGNCVVLKPSEIAGNCAKFIAETIPKYLDNDCYPVVCGGPSETAELLKQRFDYIFYTGSTRVGKIIHAAANNYLTPTTLELGGKSPCYIDKSVELRTAVKRILWGKLINCGQTCIAPDYVLCSKEVQDKFVEEAREVLKEWYGESIQSSPDLSRIINQNNFQRLLGLMKSGRVALGGKYDVSEKFIEPTILVDVKPDDPIMEEEIFGPILPIYTVENAYDAIKFINAREKPLVIYVFSNSNKLVKEFRENTTSGGFCSNETIMHVGVDTIPFGGVGMSGMGSYHGKFGFDTFTHKKSCLGKNLAAIGEKMASARYPPYSDRKASLLSFLLRKRRPLPNLYLSHVLAVGLGVGLTVLANYYLQVRKGKLLSR; the protein is encoded by the exons ATGGCAAACTTCGATGAT ACATTGCAGCGAGCCCGTCTCGCATTCGCAAGCGGCAAGACTAGGAACGTAAGCTTTCG tcGCAAGCAATTAGAGAATTTGCTGCGTTGCTATGAGGAGCATGAGAATGAGATTATCAGCGCATTGGAGGCTGACTTGCGACGACCAAAACAGGAAAGTTTGATTGTGGAAACAGAATTCATGAAGAATGACATCAAGCACATATTATTCCATCTCAACGACTGGGTCAAGGCCGACAGG CCGGAAAAGTCGTTTGTTAATATGCTTGATGATGTGCAAGTCTACAACGATCCCTTTGGTGTTGTCCTCGTCATTGGCGCCTGGAATTATCCTTTGCAATTGCTTTTAGTTCccgttgcagctgcaattgccgCTGGCAATTGTGTGGTCCTCAAGCCAAGCGAGATTGCCGGCAATTGTGCCAAATTTATTGCCGAGACAATTCCCAAATATCTAGATAAT GATTGCTATCCAGTTGTCTGTGGCGGACCCAGTGAAACAGCTGAACTGCTGAAGCAACGTTTCGATTACATATTCTATACGGGATCTACGCGCGTCGGCAAAATTATTCATGCTGCAGCCAACAACTATTTGACACCCACAACCCTTGAGCTGGGTGGCAAGAG CCCTTGCTACATTGACAAGTCCGTGGAGCTGCGCACAGCGGTGAAGCGCATCTTGTGGGGAAAACTCATCAATTGCGGCCAGACATGCATCGCACCCGATTACGTTCTGTGCTCCAAGGAGGTGCAGGATAAATTTGTGGAGGAAGCCAGGGAAGTGCTCAAGGAGTGGTACGGCGAAAGCATACAGAGCAGTCCCGATCTAAGTCGCATCATCAACCAAAACAATTTCCA GCGACTTCTTGGACTGATGAAGTCGGGACGTGTCGCATTGGGTGGCAAATACGATGTCAGCGAGAAGTTTATTGAGCCCACAATTCTGGTTGATGTGAAGCCCGATGATCCCATCATGGAGGAGGAAATCTTCGGCCCAATCTTGCCCATTTACACAGTCGAGAATGCCTACGATGCGATTAAGTTCATCAATGCCAG AGAAAAGCCTCTTGTAATCTACGTATTCTCTAACTCTAACAAGTTGGTAAAAGAGTTTAGGGAAAACACAACTAGCGGCGGATTCTGCAGCAACGAAACTATAATGCATGTCGGAG TTGACACAATTCCCTTCGGCGGCGTCGGCATGAGCGGCATGGGCAGCTATCATGGCAAATTTGGATTCGACACGTTTACACACAAGAAATCGTGTCTGGGCAAGAATCTGGCAGCGATTGGCGAAAAGATGGCATC AGCTCGTTATCCACCTTACTCGGATCGCAAGGCCTCGCTGCTCTCTTTCCTGTTACGCAAACGCCGCCCGCTTCCGAACTTGTATCTTTCGCATGTGCTTGCAGTTGGTCTTGGCGTGGGATTGACGGTGCTTGCCAATTATTACCTACAGGTAAGAAAG GGCAAGCTGTTGTCgcgttaa
- the LOC133841205 gene encoding aldehyde dehydrogenase, dimeric NADP-preferring isoform X5, whose product MANFDDTLQRARLAFASGKTRNVSFRRKQLENLLRCYEEHENEIISALEADLRRPKQESLIVETEFMKNDIKHILFHLNDWVKADRPEKSFVNMLDDVQVYNDPFGVVLVIGAWNYPLQLLLVPVAAAIAAGNCVVLKPSEIAGNCAKFIAETIPKYLDNDCYPVVCGGPSETAELLKQRFDYIFYTGSTRVGKIIHAAANNYLTPTTLELGGKSPCYIDKSVELRTAVKRILWGKLINCGQTCIAPDYVLCSKEVQDKFVEEAREVLKEWYGESIQSSPDLSRIINQNNFQRLLGLMKSGRVALGGKYDVSEKFIEPTILVDVKPDDPIMEEEIFGPILPIYTVENAYDAIKFINAREKPLVIYVFSNSNKLVKEFRENTTSGGFCSNETIMHVGVDTIPFGGVGMSGMGSYHGKFGFDTFTHKKSCLGKNLAAIGEKMASARYPPYSDRKASLLSFLLRKRRPLPNLYLSHVLAVGLGVGLTVLANYYLQKESN is encoded by the exons ATGGCAAACTTCGATGAT ACATTGCAGCGAGCCCGTCTCGCATTCGCAAGCGGCAAGACTAGGAACGTAAGCTTTCG tcGCAAGCAATTAGAGAATTTGCTGCGTTGCTATGAGGAGCATGAGAATGAGATTATCAGCGCATTGGAGGCTGACTTGCGACGACCAAAACAGGAAAGTTTGATTGTGGAAACAGAATTCATGAAGAATGACATCAAGCACATATTATTCCATCTCAACGACTGGGTCAAGGCCGACAGG CCGGAAAAGTCGTTTGTTAATATGCTTGATGATGTGCAAGTCTACAACGATCCCTTTGGTGTTGTCCTCGTCATTGGCGCCTGGAATTATCCTTTGCAATTGCTTTTAGTTCccgttgcagctgcaattgccgCTGGCAATTGTGTGGTCCTCAAGCCAAGCGAGATTGCCGGCAATTGTGCCAAATTTATTGCCGAGACAATTCCCAAATATCTAGATAAT GATTGCTATCCAGTTGTCTGTGGCGGACCCAGTGAAACAGCTGAACTGCTGAAGCAACGTTTCGATTACATATTCTATACGGGATCTACGCGCGTCGGCAAAATTATTCATGCTGCAGCCAACAACTATTTGACACCCACAACCCTTGAGCTGGGTGGCAAGAG CCCTTGCTACATTGACAAGTCCGTGGAGCTGCGCACAGCGGTGAAGCGCATCTTGTGGGGAAAACTCATCAATTGCGGCCAGACATGCATCGCACCCGATTACGTTCTGTGCTCCAAGGAGGTGCAGGATAAATTTGTGGAGGAAGCCAGGGAAGTGCTCAAGGAGTGGTACGGCGAAAGCATACAGAGCAGTCCCGATCTAAGTCGCATCATCAACCAAAACAATTTCCA GCGACTTCTTGGACTGATGAAGTCGGGACGTGTCGCATTGGGTGGCAAATACGATGTCAGCGAGAAGTTTATTGAGCCCACAATTCTGGTTGATGTGAAGCCCGATGATCCCATCATGGAGGAGGAAATCTTCGGCCCAATCTTGCCCATTTACACAGTCGAGAATGCCTACGATGCGATTAAGTTCATCAATGCCAG AGAAAAGCCTCTTGTAATCTACGTATTCTCTAACTCTAACAAGTTGGTAAAAGAGTTTAGGGAAAACACAACTAGCGGCGGATTCTGCAGCAACGAAACTATAATGCATGTCGGAG TTGACACAATTCCCTTCGGCGGCGTCGGCATGAGCGGCATGGGCAGCTATCATGGCAAATTTGGATTCGACACGTTTACACACAAGAAATCGTGTCTGGGCAAGAATCTGGCAGCGATTGGCGAAAAGATGGCATC AGCTCGTTATCCACCTTACTCGGATCGCAAGGCCTCGCTGCTCTCTTTCCTGTTACGCAAACGCCGCCCGCTTCCGAACTTGTATCTTTCGCATGTGCTTGCAGTTGGTCTTGGCGTGGGATTGACGGTGCTTGCCAATTATTACCTACAG aaagaatcaaactaa
- the LOC133841210 gene encoding NSFL1 cofactor p47, with protein sequence MAARGDIIAQFIEITGTDENTAKFYLTSCEWDIEQALGNYWTTQSDMPSTDAAVVGQSGNPTPAPTTTTSSGAGAAATKAATASATTKTASSDVPPKGTTAKPKFATLSDMSKQSSSDEEHQAFYAGGSDRSGQQVLGPAKRKNFREQLTDMMRSAQEQNIAEVGVGPSTSGTASAGGNVWGQGMRLGMTDNDHTAVGASRSAQPAENKPVVVLKLWSQGFSIDGGELRHYDDPQNKEFLETVMRGEIPQELLEMGRMVNVDVEDHRHEDFKRQAVPQTFKGSGQTLGSPVGNIVTNKDPVAAAATPGEVANQEASARDELNVNAEAPLTTLQIRLADGSRLAAQFNLSHTVSDIRRFIQTARPQYSNSNFVLVSSFPTRELSDDDSTIEKAGLKNAALMQRLK encoded by the exons ATGGCCGCTCGCGGCGATATTATTGCACAATTCATTGAGATAACTGGCACCGATGAAAATACTGCGAAATTCTACTTAACCAGTTGCGAATGGGATATTGAG CAAGCACTTGGCAACTACTGGACTACACAGTCTGATATGCCATCAACAGATGCAGCTGTTGTCGGCCAATCAGGCAATCCGACACcggcgccaacaacaacaacttctaGCGGAGCCGGCGCCGCTGCTacaaaggcagcaacagcgtctGCAACAACGAAGACAGCGTCTAGTGATGTTCCACCAAAGGGAACGACTGCTAAACCAAA GTTTGCCACGCTCAGTGACATGTCGAAGCAGTCGAGCAGTGATGAAGAGCATCAGGCTTTCTATGCCGGCGGCTCGGATCGTTCGGGACAGCAAGTGCTGGGGCCGGCGAAGCGAAAGAATTTCCGTGAACAACTCACCGACATGATGCGCTCGGCCCAAGAGCAGAATATAGCTGAAGTTGGCGTCGGACCGTCCACAAGTGGAACAGCCAGTGCCGGTGGCAATGTTTGGGGCCAAGGTATGCGTCTGGGCATGACTGACAACGATCATACAGCTGTGGGGGCAAGTCGCAGTGCACAGCCCGCTGAAAATAAACCTGTAGTGGTATTGAAACTATGGAGCCAAGGATTCTCAATCGATGGCGGCGAGTTGCGTCACTATGATGATCCGCAGAACAAGGAATTCCTGGAGACAGTGATGCGAGG aGAAATTCCACAAGAGCTGTTGGAAATGGGACGCATGGTGAACGTTGATGTTGAAGATCATCGACATGAGGATTTCAAGCGTCAGGCAGTGCCACAAACTTTCAAAGGATCGGGCCAAACTTTGGGCAGTCCCGTTGGCAATATTGTTACGAATAAAGATCCAGTAGCAGCTGCTGCGACTCCCGGCGAAGTTGCTAACCAGGAGGCAAGCGCACGTGACGAGCTAAATGTGAATGCCGAGGCTCCGTTGACAACGTTGCAAATTCGACTTGCCGACGGATCACGTTTGGCagctcaattcaatttgtcaCACACTGTTTCAGACATTCGCCGCTTCATACAAAC TGCTCGTCCGCAGTACTCTAATAGCAACTTTGTGCTGGTTTCATCGTTTCCTACACGCGAGCTGAGCGATGACGACTCAACAATTGAGAAGGCTGGCCTTAAGAATGCTGCGCTTATGCAGCGCCTTAAATAA
- the LOC133841205 gene encoding aldehyde dehydrogenase, dimeric NADP-preferring isoform X3: protein MANFDDTLQRARLAFASGKTRNVSFRRKQLENLLRCYEEHENEIISALEADLRRPKQESLIVETEFMKNDIKHILFHLNDWVKADRPEKSFVNMLDDVQVYNDPFGVVLVIGAWNYPLQLLLVPVAAAIAAGNCVVLKPSEIAGNCAKFIAETIPKYLDNDCYPVVCGGPSETAELLKQRFDYIFYTGSTRVGKIIHAAANNYLTPTTLELGGKSPCYIDKSVELRTAVKRILWGKLINCGQTCIAPDYVLCSKEVQDKFVEEAREVLKEWYGESIQSSPDLSRIINQNNFQRLLGLMKSGRVALGGKYDVSEKFIEPTILVDVKPDDPIMEEEIFGPILPIYTVENAYDAIKFINAREKPLVIYVFSNSNKLVKEFRENTTSGGFCSNETIMHVGVDTIPFGGVGMSGMGSYHGKFGFDTFTHKKSCLGKNLAAIGEKMASARYPPYSDRKASLLSFLLRKRRPLPNLYLSHVLAVGLGVGLTVLANYYLQGKLLSR, encoded by the exons ATGGCAAACTTCGATGAT ACATTGCAGCGAGCCCGTCTCGCATTCGCAAGCGGCAAGACTAGGAACGTAAGCTTTCG tcGCAAGCAATTAGAGAATTTGCTGCGTTGCTATGAGGAGCATGAGAATGAGATTATCAGCGCATTGGAGGCTGACTTGCGACGACCAAAACAGGAAAGTTTGATTGTGGAAACAGAATTCATGAAGAATGACATCAAGCACATATTATTCCATCTCAACGACTGGGTCAAGGCCGACAGG CCGGAAAAGTCGTTTGTTAATATGCTTGATGATGTGCAAGTCTACAACGATCCCTTTGGTGTTGTCCTCGTCATTGGCGCCTGGAATTATCCTTTGCAATTGCTTTTAGTTCccgttgcagctgcaattgccgCTGGCAATTGTGTGGTCCTCAAGCCAAGCGAGATTGCCGGCAATTGTGCCAAATTTATTGCCGAGACAATTCCCAAATATCTAGATAAT GATTGCTATCCAGTTGTCTGTGGCGGACCCAGTGAAACAGCTGAACTGCTGAAGCAACGTTTCGATTACATATTCTATACGGGATCTACGCGCGTCGGCAAAATTATTCATGCTGCAGCCAACAACTATTTGACACCCACAACCCTTGAGCTGGGTGGCAAGAG CCCTTGCTACATTGACAAGTCCGTGGAGCTGCGCACAGCGGTGAAGCGCATCTTGTGGGGAAAACTCATCAATTGCGGCCAGACATGCATCGCACCCGATTACGTTCTGTGCTCCAAGGAGGTGCAGGATAAATTTGTGGAGGAAGCCAGGGAAGTGCTCAAGGAGTGGTACGGCGAAAGCATACAGAGCAGTCCCGATCTAAGTCGCATCATCAACCAAAACAATTTCCA GCGACTTCTTGGACTGATGAAGTCGGGACGTGTCGCATTGGGTGGCAAATACGATGTCAGCGAGAAGTTTATTGAGCCCACAATTCTGGTTGATGTGAAGCCCGATGATCCCATCATGGAGGAGGAAATCTTCGGCCCAATCTTGCCCATTTACACAGTCGAGAATGCCTACGATGCGATTAAGTTCATCAATGCCAG AGAAAAGCCTCTTGTAATCTACGTATTCTCTAACTCTAACAAGTTGGTAAAAGAGTTTAGGGAAAACACAACTAGCGGCGGATTCTGCAGCAACGAAACTATAATGCATGTCGGAG TTGACACAATTCCCTTCGGCGGCGTCGGCATGAGCGGCATGGGCAGCTATCATGGCAAATTTGGATTCGACACGTTTACACACAAGAAATCGTGTCTGGGCAAGAATCTGGCAGCGATTGGCGAAAAGATGGCATC AGCTCGTTATCCACCTTACTCGGATCGCAAGGCCTCGCTGCTCTCTTTCCTGTTACGCAAACGCCGCCCGCTTCCGAACTTGTATCTTTCGCATGTGCTTGCAGTTGGTCTTGGCGTGGGATTGACGGTGCTTGCCAATTATTACCTACAG GGCAAGCTGTTGTCgcgttaa